One Serinicoccus chungangensis genomic window carries:
- a CDS encoding glutamyl-tRNA reductase: protein MSALVVGLSHRSAPISLLEQVVLDDDASHRLAARLRAGDHVHEALVLSTCNRLEVVVEAGTFHGALEEIGAALTEVGGLTRDQLTEHLFVHYDDRAVAHLFELACGLDSMAVGESQVLGQLRQALAQAQRHGHLGASLNPLVQQALRVGKRAHAETGIDGVSRSLVTLGLDHAREVLGDLGETRTVVIGAGAMSGLAVATLVREGVGDVVVVNRTPARAQRLAEQHGVRALPWADLGAAVGSADLVVTCTGAVGHVLDEPVVARARSGAGRTGAPTVLLDLALPRDVDPAVARLRGVHLWGLSDLQRPALESTDPGAGEPGAVEAVRGLVTSEVAGYLAERHAARLGPTLAALRTSAARVVDAEMSRLDHRLPHLPDDERAEVRQTVQRVVDKLLHTPTTRVKQLQAGYDEVPADYAHALRELFDLDSREVASVSTPPLGVVERAADATSDGGGDD from the coding sequence GTCCCACCGTTCGGCCCCCATCTCCCTGCTCGAGCAGGTGGTCCTGGACGACGACGCGTCGCACCGGCTCGCCGCCCGGCTGCGGGCCGGCGACCACGTCCACGAGGCGCTCGTCCTGTCCACGTGCAACCGGCTGGAGGTCGTCGTCGAGGCCGGCACCTTCCACGGCGCGCTCGAGGAGATCGGGGCGGCCCTGACCGAGGTCGGAGGGCTCACCCGGGACCAGCTGACCGAGCACCTCTTCGTCCACTACGACGACCGCGCGGTGGCCCACCTCTTCGAGCTGGCCTGCGGGCTGGACTCCATGGCCGTGGGCGAGAGCCAGGTGCTCGGCCAGCTCCGCCAGGCGCTCGCCCAGGCGCAGCGGCACGGGCATCTCGGGGCCTCGCTCAACCCCCTCGTGCAGCAGGCCCTGCGGGTCGGCAAGCGGGCGCACGCGGAGACCGGCATCGACGGGGTCTCGCGCTCGCTAGTCACCCTCGGGCTCGACCACGCCCGGGAGGTCCTCGGCGACCTGGGTGAGACGCGCACGGTGGTCATCGGCGCCGGGGCGATGTCCGGCCTGGCGGTCGCCACCCTCGTGCGCGAGGGTGTCGGCGACGTCGTGGTGGTCAACCGCACCCCGGCCCGCGCGCAGCGGCTGGCCGAGCAGCACGGCGTCCGCGCCCTGCCCTGGGCCGACCTCGGCGCCGCGGTCGGGTCCGCCGACCTGGTGGTCACCTGCACCGGCGCCGTGGGCCACGTCCTCGACGAGCCCGTGGTCGCGCGCGCCCGCAGCGGCGCCGGCCGGACCGGCGCACCGACCGTCCTGCTCGACCTCGCCCTCCCGCGGGACGTCGACCCGGCGGTCGCCCGGCTGCGCGGCGTCCACCTGTGGGGCCTGTCCGACCTGCAGCGTCCCGCGCTGGAGAGCACCGACCCCGGGGCCGGCGAGCCCGGCGCCGTCGAGGCCGTGCGCGGCCTGGTCACCAGCGAGGTCGCCGGCTACCTCGCCGAACGCCACGCAGCCCGGCTCGGCCCCACGCTGGCCGCCCTGCGCACCAGCGCCGCCCGGGTCGTCGACGCCGAGATGAGCCGCCTGGACCACCGCCTGCCGCACCTGCCGGACGACGAGCGCGCCGAGGTCAGGCAGACCGTGCAGCGGGTCGTCGACAAGCTGCTGCACACGCCCACCACCCGCGTCAAGCAGCTGCAGGCCGGCTACGACGAGGTCCCCGCGGACTACGCGCACGCGCTGCGCGAGCTCTTCGACCTCGACAGCCGCGAGGTCGCGAGCGTGTCCACGCCACCCCTCGGCGTGGTCGAGCGGGCCGCGGACGCCACCTCCGACGGGGGCGGCGATGACTGA
- the hemC gene encoding hydroxymethylbilane synthase, with protein MTDPHTGTTSTPADGGTARPLRLGTRRSALATSQSGWVADRLREAGREVELVLVTTEGDTSRRSLTEIGGTGVFASALRGALLDGRIDLAVHSLKDLPTAPAEGLVVAAVPEREDPRDVLVARDGLALQDLPTGAVVGTGSPRRAAQLGLLRPDLEVRDIRGNVDSRIRMVRDHVLDAVVLARAGLARLGRLDEATEVLDLEDMVPAAGQGALAVECRVDDTGLAADLAEILDHPATRAAVSAERAALAALEAGCTAPVGALAEPGTPGTDEHDHPDDAPPSVTLILHAFAALDTGAQRRVTSGAVDAPEELGRAMAALLLNRPDPTGLVAAGSHTPESDL; from the coding sequence ATGACTGACCCGCACACCGGCACCACCAGCACCCCGGCCGACGGCGGCACCGCCCGCCCGCTCCGGCTCGGGACGCGCCGCAGCGCCCTCGCCACGAGCCAGTCCGGCTGGGTCGCCGACCGGCTGCGCGAGGCCGGGCGGGAGGTCGAGCTGGTCCTCGTCACGACCGAGGGGGACACCTCGCGCCGCAGCCTCACCGAGATCGGCGGCACGGGCGTCTTCGCCTCTGCCCTGCGGGGGGCCCTGCTCGACGGGCGGATCGACCTGGCGGTCCACTCCCTCAAGGACCTGCCCACGGCCCCGGCCGAGGGCCTGGTGGTCGCGGCCGTCCCCGAGCGGGAGGACCCGCGCGACGTCCTGGTCGCCCGTGACGGCCTCGCCCTCCAGGACCTGCCCACCGGTGCGGTGGTCGGCACCGGGTCGCCGCGACGGGCCGCCCAGCTCGGGCTGCTGCGCCCCGACCTGGAGGTCCGCGACATCCGCGGCAACGTCGACTCCCGCATCCGGATGGTCCGCGACCACGTGCTGGACGCCGTCGTGCTCGCCCGGGCCGGTCTGGCCCGGCTCGGTCGTCTCGACGAGGCGACCGAGGTCCTCGACCTGGAGGACATGGTGCCCGCCGCCGGCCAGGGGGCGCTCGCCGTCGAGTGCCGGGTCGACGACACCGGTCTCGCTGCGGACCTGGCCGAGATCCTCGACCACCCGGCCACCCGGGCGGCGGTCAGCGCCGAACGCGCCGCGCTCGCCGCGCTCGAGGCAGGGTGCACCGCCCCCGTGGGCGCCCTGGCCGAGCCGGGCACGCCCGGCACCGACGAGCACGACCACCCCGACGACGCTCCGCCGTCCGTCACCCTCATCCTCCACGCCTTCGCCGCCCTGGACACCGGGGCCCAGCGACGCGTGACATCCGGCGCGGTCGACGCGCCGGAGGAGCTGGGCCGAGCCATGGCCGCGCTCCTGCTGAACCGTCCCGACCCGACCGGCCTCGTCGCCGCCGGGTCACACACCCCGGAGTCCGACCTGTGA